A stretch of DNA from Lysinibacillus sp. B2A1:
GGACCGAAAATACGCTCACAGAATAAACCATCTTTTTCTGGTTTTAATGTACGATAGTTAATTGTTTCTGGTTTTTTTACTTCACCGTATGACCAAGAGCGAATCTTGTCAGGAGAAGCTAAACCAATTTTCATATATTCAAATTCATTAACGTCTATCAAGGAGCCTACCTCCCTCTAGTATAGGTCTTTATAAAGACTCTTTTACGCAGCTCGACAATCGTTTGCAAAAAATGTACTTCTTTGACAAAAGATTAAAATAGTTATTCATTAAAAAAGAAAAAGTCGGACAGGGCATTAAATCCTGCCCGACTGATTTGAAATTAATTATTCAAATGACTCTACTGGCTCTTCTTCTTTTTCTACATTTGGTGCAATGTTAAGAGCATCAGCTGGCTGAAGATCTTCTTCTTCGTCTAAATCACGAAGCTCTACTTCTTCGTCATTGATTGTTAACATTTTTACATCCATACCTAGAGATTGAAGTTCTTTAATCAATACTTTGAATGATTCAGGAACGCCTGGCTCTGGTACACTTTCACCCTTAACGATTGCTTCGTATGTTTTCACACGACCAACAACATCATCGGATTTAACTGTTAAGATTTCTTGAAGTGTGTAAGCAGCACCGTATGCTTCAAGTGCCCATACCTCCATCTCACCAAAGCGTTGTCCACCGAACTGTGCTTTACCACCAAGCGGTTGTTGTGTAACAAGTGAATAAGGGCCTGTTGAACGTGCGTGAAGTTTATCATCAACCATGTGAGCAAGTTTAATCATATACATGATACCTACTGATACACGGTTGTCAAACGGTTCACCTGAACGTCCATCATACAAGATTGTTTTACCATCACGGTTCATACCAGCTTCTTCCATCGTTTCCCAAACATCTTCCTCGTTGGCACCATCGAATACTGGTGTTGCCATATGAACGCCTAGGTAACGAGAAGCCATACCTAAGTGTAGTTCTAAAACTTGTCCGATATTCATACGAGATGGTACACCAAGTGGATTTAACATAATATCGACAGGCGTTCCGTCTGGCATGAATGGCATATCTTCTTCTGGTAAGATACGAGAGATAACCCCTTTGTTACCGTGACGTCCGGCCATTTTATCCCCAACACGTATTTTACGTTTTTGAACAATATAAGCACGAACTAATTGGTTAACACCTGGTGGTAATTCATCGCCATCTTCACGATTAAATACCTTCACGTCAAGAATAATACCGCCTGCACCATGTGGCACACGTAATGAAGTATCACGAACTTCACGCGCTTTTTCACCGAAGATCGCATGTAATAAGCGTTCTTCTGCTGTTAATTCTGTAACCCCTTTAGGCGTTACTTTACCTACAAGAATATCACCGTCACGTACCTCAGCACCAATGCGGATGATTCCACGTTCGTCTAAATTACGAAGTGCATCTTCCCCAACGTTTGGAATATCACGTGTGATTTCTTCAGGTCCTAATTTTGTATCACGAGACTCTGATTCATATTCTTCAATATGAACAGATGTATAAACATCGTCTTTTACAAGGCGTTCGCTCATGATAACAGCATCCTCATAGTTAAAGCCATTCCATGTCATGAACGCAACAAGTACGTTACGACCAAGAGCAAGTTCACCTTTTTCCATAGAAGGACCATCCGCTAAAATGTCACGAGGCTTCACACGTTCGCCAACTTTAACAAGTGGACGTTGGTTGTATGAAGTACCTTGGTTTGAACGAATGAATTTTTGTAATTTATATTTTGTTAAATCGCCTTTAACCTCTTTACCTTCAACGACTTCAATTCGGCGAACATGGATAGAGCGAGCTTCGACATGCTCAACGATACCGTCATATTTCGCTACAACAGCTGCACCTGAATCACGCGCATCAACATGTTCCATACCAGTACCAACGAATGGCGCTTCTGGGTTAAGAAGAGGAACCGCTTGACGTTGCATGTTGGCACCCATAAGTGCACGGTTAGAGTCATCGTTTTCTAAGAACGGGATACATGCAGTCGCAGCCGAAACTACTTGTTTTGGTGAAACGTCCATGTAGTCCATTTGCGTTTTATTGAATACTGTATTATCTCCACGGAAACGACCTACTACTTCATCATTCGCAAATGTACCATCAGGATTTAAAGGTGAATTCGCTTGTGCTACATAGTAGTTATCTTCTTCGTCAGCTGTTAAGTAGTCAATTTGATCCGTTACTTTACCTGTTTCGTGGTCAATACGACGATAAGGTGTTTCAATGAATCCAAATTTATTAACTTTGGCAAATGAAGATAATGAGTTAATTAAACCAATGTTCGGACCCTCTGGCGTTTCAATTGGACACATACGACCATAGTGAGAGTAGTGAACGTCACGCACTTCGAAACCTGCGCGCTCACGTGTTAAACCACCTGGCCCTAATGCTGAAAGACGGCGTTTATGTGTTAACTCTGCCAATGGGTTTGTTTGGTCCATGAACTGTGATAATTGAGAGCTACCAAAGAACTCTTTAATTGACGCAATTACTGGACGAATATTAATTAATTGCTGTGGTACAATAGCAGCTGTATCGTTAATGGACATACGCTCTCGTACAACACGCTCCATACGAGATAAACCGATTCGGAATTGATTTTGTAATAACTCCCCAACAGAGCGCAGACGACGATTGCCTAAGTGGTCAATATCATCTGTAGCCCCTACATGGTACAGTAAGTTAAAGAAGTAACTTACAGAAGCTAATACATCAGCAGGCGTGATATTTTTCACTTCCTCATCAATATACGCATTACCAATAATATTGATTTCTTTTTGTGCTTCATCTTTTGGTGCATAAATTTTAATAGATTGGATTGTTACATCATCTTCAAGCACTCCACCAACTTGTGATAAAGCACGGTAACCAATACCTTTAGATGAATCCTCAAGGAAAGGTAAGATTTTATCTAACGTACGACGATCAAGAACTGTACCCTTCTCTACTAAAATTTCGCCTGTTTCTGGGTCTACAAGCGTTTCAGCAATCGTTTGGTTAAATAAACGATTTTTAATATGAAGCTTTTTATTCATTTTATAGCGACCAACATTCGCTAAATCATAGCGTTTTGCATCAAAGAAGCGAGAGAATAATAAGCTCTTTGCACTTTCAACTGTTGGTGGCTCACCTGGACGTAAACGTTCATAGATTTCTAAAAGTGCTTTTTCTGTACTTTCAGAGT
This window harbors:
- the rpoB gene encoding DNA-directed RNA polymerase subunit beta, with amino-acid sequence MTGQLVQYGQHRQRRSFARIKEVLELPNLIEIQTASYEWFLEEGLREMFRDISPIEDFTGNLSLEFIDYSLGDPKYDVDECKERDVTYAAPLRVKVRLYNKETDEVKEQDVFMGDFPLMTETGTFIINGAERVIVSQLVRSPSVYFHDKTDKNGKKGFGATVIPNRGAWLEYETDAKDVVYVRIDRTRKLPVTVLLRALGFGSDQEIIDIIGDNEYLRNTLEKDNSESTEKALLEIYERLRPGEPPTVESAKSLLFSRFFDAKRYDLANVGRYKMNKKLHIKNRLFNQTIAETLVDPETGEILVEKGTVLDRRTLDKILPFLEDSSKGIGYRALSQVGGVLEDDVTIQSIKIYAPKDEAQKEINIIGNAYIDEEVKNITPADVLASVSYFFNLLYHVGATDDIDHLGNRRLRSVGELLQNQFRIGLSRMERVVRERMSINDTAAIVPQQLINIRPVIASIKEFFGSSQLSQFMDQTNPLAELTHKRRLSALGPGGLTRERAGFEVRDVHYSHYGRMCPIETPEGPNIGLINSLSSFAKVNKFGFIETPYRRIDHETGKVTDQIDYLTADEEDNYYVAQANSPLNPDGTFANDEVVGRFRGDNTVFNKTQMDYMDVSPKQVVSAATACIPFLENDDSNRALMGANMQRQAVPLLNPEAPFVGTGMEHVDARDSGAAVVAKYDGIVEHVEARSIHVRRIEVVEGKEVKGDLTKYKLQKFIRSNQGTSYNQRPLVKVGERVKPRDILADGPSMEKGELALGRNVLVAFMTWNGFNYEDAVIMSERLVKDDVYTSVHIEEYESESRDTKLGPEEITRDIPNVGEDALRNLDERGIIRIGAEVRDGDILVGKVTPKGVTELTAEERLLHAIFGEKAREVRDTSLRVPHGAGGIILDVKVFNREDGDELPPGVNQLVRAYIVQKRKIRVGDKMAGRHGNKGVISRILPEEDMPFMPDGTPVDIMLNPLGVPSRMNIGQVLELHLGMASRYLGVHMATPVFDGANEEDVWETMEEAGMNRDGKTILYDGRSGEPFDNRVSVGIMYMIKLAHMVDDKLHARSTGPYSLVTQQPLGGKAQFGGQRFGEMEVWALEAYGAAYTLQEILTVKSDDVVGRVKTYEAIVKGESVPEPGVPESFKVLIKELQSLGMDVKMLTINDEEVELRDLDEEEDLQPADALNIAPNVEKEEEPVESFE